The Coccidioides posadasii str. Silveira chromosome 3, complete sequence genome contains a region encoding:
- a CDS encoding uncharacterized protein (BUSCO:484080at4751~EggNog:ENOG410PIQ4~COG:U~TransMembrane:1 (i252-270o)~BUSCO:14187at33183) — MNPDDNDPFLQVQADILATLNTTRPLFSSYQRIRSLATKPNNPELLQAREELESTLHELSTDLEDLVDSVRVVENDPYRYGIELDEVERRRRLVEDVGREIEGMREELQKTVASNAATAGREAGGKRVPADISGGGGVGGEGGGGGGGGALPNPSDFDHLLDEDRDEDYYAELEHQRQLEMMQEQDQQLDGVFRTVGNLRQQADDMGRELEEQAEILKDVDTLADRVGGKLQSGVRRVGHIIRRNEDTMSSCCIAILIMVLILLLILVIVL, encoded by the exons ATGAATCCCGACGACAACGACCCCTTCCTCCAAGTTCAAGC AGACATCCTCGCCACCCTCAACACCACGCGCCCCCTCTTCTCCTCCTACCAACGCATCCGCTCCCTCGCGACCAAACCCAACAACCCCGAACTCCTCCAGGCTCGCGAGGAACTCGAATCCACCCTCCACGAACTGAGCACAGACCTCGAAGACCTCGTCGACAGCGTCCGCGTGGTAGAAAACGATCCCTACCGGTATGGCATCGAGCTTGATGAGGTCGAGCGACGGCGGAGACTCGTGGAGGATGTGGGTCGGGAGATCGAAGGGATGAGGGAAGAGTTGCAGAAGACGGTTGCTTCGAATGCAGCTACCGCCGGAAGGGAGGCGGGGGGTAAACGCGTCCCAGCAGATATCTCCGGCGGCGGCGGTGTTGgtggagaaggaggaggaggaggaggaggaggtgcGTTGCCCAACCCGTCTGATTTCGATCATCTGCTTGATGAGGACCGCGATGAGGACTATTATGCGGAGCTCGAGCACCAGAGACAGTTGGAAATGATGCAGGAGCAGGATCAGCAGCTTGATGGCGTGTTTCGGACCGTAGGCAATCTGAGACAACAGGCAGATGACATGGGAAGAGAGCTAGAAGAGCAGGCAGAGATACTGAAGGATGTCGACACTCTTGCGGACCGTGTGGGTGGAAAGCTACAGAGCGGAGTAAGGCGAGTAGGACATATAATCAGGAGAAACGAGG ATACGATGTCAAGTTGCTGCATTGCAATTTTGATTATGGTTTTGATCCTGCtattaattttggtcatcgTGCTTTAA
- a CDS encoding uncharacterized protein (EggNog:ENOG410PFBR~COG:S~TransMembrane:2 (o422-441i623-642o)~BUSCO:4355at33183), producing MIYEKWLGADKSGILCFSAPDGCYHSKEVSLANAIVDSLSVDDDARSRRPVLAAKAVSWWHYVKSLLSFATSSVLWSNLCGGVHILDFLTRQPDIYSTIIPADWREFFDCHEIRDIVDLLLRENIGPFREDDAADSGSMENGNHNTWRNGPRPPPSLVAYIHDIRRHSLKREFVPDGGLSTGKLPHSVAVGMNPKKRHEVEHFSRYVSTLVDDVNATRGEQVSHIVDFGSGLNYLGRTLASPPYNKDIIAIERRQNNITSAKGKDVHAKLAKKTITMRNKKEHKARLLGIDPGELKSDSGTSTPDGVTNDQNGVAIIVDVVQERSAIASDSRTNGESAVGCMHYVEHDIQDGYLEPIIRHVIEPSEDNPLLLDVNQDEPHSVDLSTLALTPNDKAMPRPPSRVMVISLHSCGNLVHHGIRSLIINPSVVAIAMIGCCYNLMTERLGPMTYKLPALRSLHPRLEKTSKAYDPHGFPMSKRMEEYTYDAGNGIRLNITARMMAVQAPYNWGTEDSEAFFTRHFYRALLQRILVDYEVVPVPGSVQAANPTSEPVSATCDTPGTALIVGSLRKSAFVSFPAYARAAISKLIRDPKYGELIKQKVADISDEDLNEYVKKYHYAKKNLSIAWTLMAFSAGVAESIIVTDRWLFLREQQAVEHAWVKPVFEYAQSPRNLVVVGVKK from the exons ATGATCTATGAGAAATGGCTAGGAGCTGATAAGTCTGGTATTCTATGTTTCTCCGCGCCGGATGGCTGCTATCATTCAAAAGAAGTCAGCTTGGCCAATGCCATTGTTGACAGCTTGAGCGTTGATGACGATGCCCGCAGTCGGCGCCCGGTCTTGGCAGCGAAAGCGGTTTCTTGGTGGCA TTATGTGAAATCTCTTTTGTCATTTGCGACCTCCTCCGTATTATGGTCCAATCTCTGTGGAGGTGTTCATATTCTGGACTTTTTAACGAGGCAACCTGATATCTACTCCACGATCATCCCGGCCGATTGGCGCGAATTTTTTGACTGCCATGAAATCCGCGACATCGTGGACCTCCTTTTGAGAGAGAATATTGGGCCTTTTCGGGAAGATGATGCCGCGGACTCGGGATCCATGGAGAACGGAAACCACAACACCTGGCGAAATGGACCGAGGCCGCCTCCCTCTCTTGTGGCGTATATCCATGATATTCGTCGGCATTCCTTGAAGCGTGAGTTCGTGCCCGACGGTGGTCTATCTACTGGAAAGCTTCCGCACAGTGTCGCTGTTGGAATGAACCCTAAAAAGCGACACGAGGTTGAGCACTTCTCTCGTTATGTTAGTACGCTGGTCGACGATGTAAACGCCACTCGGGGGGAACAGGTCTCCCACATCGTTGATTTCGGGTCCGGACTAAACTACCTCGGAAGGACACTTGCCAGCCCTCCGTATAACAAGGATATCATTGCCATAGAGCGAAGGCAGAATAATATTACCAGTGCAAAGGGAAAGGATGTCCACGCCAAATTAGCAAAGAAGACCATCACCATGAGGAACAAGAAAGAACACAAGGCCAGACTCTTAGGGATCGACCCCGGTGAGCTGAAGTCGGATTCGGGAACTTCCACGCCGGATGGTGTAACAAACGATCAAAATGGAGTAGCCATTATCGTCGATGTCGTCCAGGAAAGGAGTGCCATTGCAAGCGACAGTAGAACCAACGGAGAATCTGCAGTTGGTTGCATGCATTACGTCGAACATGACATCCAAGATGGGTATCTAGAGCCCATAATTCGCCATGTGATTGAACCTTCGGAAGACAACCCACTACTTCTGGACGTCAATCAAGATGAACCGCATAGTGTTGACTTATCAACTCTTGCTCTCACGCCTAATGACAAAGCTATGCCCCGTCCTCCTTCTCGGGTGATGGTAATCTCCCTTCACTCCTGTGGTAATCTAGTCCATCACGGGATCCGCTCCCTCATTATCAATCCATCTGTGGTCGCCATCGCCATGATCGGCTGCTGCTACAATCTCATGACCGAACGACTCGGCCCAATGACTTACAAACTTCCTGCCCTCCGCTCCCTTCATCCTCGCCTCGAAAAGACTTCCAAAGCATACGATCCTCATGGATTCCCGATGTCGAAACGCATGGAGGAATACACGTACGACGCGGGGAATGGAATCAGGCTCAATATCACCGCGAGAATGATGGCTGTCCAAGCTCCCTATAACTGGGGTACTGAAGATAGCGAAGCGTTCTTCACCCGCCACTTTTATCGTGCTCTCTTACAGCGTATTCTTGTGGATTACGAAGTTGTTCCTGTGCCTGGCTCAGTGCAGGCCGCCAACCCCACCTCAGAGCCAGTGAGTGCTACATGCGATACGCCTGGAACGGCTCTTATCGTTGGGTCGTTGAGGAAGTCCGCTTTCGTCTCGTTCCCTGCCTACGCACGCGCGGCCATATCCAAGTTGATCCGCGATCCCAAGTACGGAGAACTCATTAAGCAGAAAGTCGCCGACATCTCCGACGAAGACTTAAATGAGTATGTGAAGAAGTATCACTATGCTAAGAAGAATCTCAGCATCGCGTGGACGCTCATGGCGTTTAGTGCAGGAGTGGCCGAATCGATCATTGTTACCGACCGATGGCTATTCCTGCGCGAGCAGCAAGCTGTGGAACATGCTTGGGTGAAACCTGTATTCGAGTATGCGCAAAGCCCGAGAAATCTGGTGGTGGTCGGAGTGAAAAAATGA
- a CDS encoding uncharacterized protein (EggNog:ENOG410PQDW~COG:L~BUSCO:12488at33183), which translates to MSSDSEQVPLLERAEMPELPTVPKEARRDIALLEREFSDAEVRMLRQAIPLMRPLYARRNALVTSKLQHVDFWPRVFANAPADIDEYIRPSDAQIISTCLKNITLDRFEVNEKGEGEPRSVRFTFEFDNGEENVWFENDKLVKEFYWRKEILTTVSGKKRVREGMVSDPVRIKWKEGMDPTDGLLDAACDLAEAEKALMKKENKTKVSNEDRLKLKEYESLVQKVAKIEAEVANEGEGDDEEGESSPMSLSFFAWFGYRGGDVSAEESARAIKEDEEKWEKIIKGEEPFDEVEDEEEDEDEEDTLEEAEIFPDGESLAVSLGEDLWPNALKYYVQSYEIVPDFDLDSDIDLEDVEGDDEDGESEDELARPRKKVKT; encoded by the exons ATGTCCTCAGACTCAGAACAAGTTCCCCTCCTCGAGAGGGCCGAAATGCCCGAGCTTCCCACCGTCCCCAAGGAGGCGAGGCGCGATATCGCCCTGCTGGAACGCGAGTTCTCGGATGCTGAGGTTCGCATGC TGCGCCAGGCCATTCCCTTAATGCGCCCCCTGTACGCCCGCCGCAACGCCCTTGTGACCTCCAAACTCCAACACGTGGACTTCTGGCCGCGTGTCTTCGCGAACGCTCCCGCCGACATCGACGAATACATCCGTCCATCTGACGCGCAGATAATCAGCACCTGCCTGAAGAACATCACCCTCGACCGCTTCGAGGTCAACGAGAAAGGCGAAGGGGAGCCGCGCTCCGTCCGCTTCACCTTTGAGTTCGACAATGGCGAGGAGAACGTCTGGTTCGAAAACGATAAGCTGGTGAAGGAGTTTTATTGGCGGAAGGAGATTCTCACCACCGTGAGTGGCAAGAAGAGGGTCCGCGAGGGAATGGTCTCCGACCCCGTGAGGATTAAGTGGAAGGAAGGGATGGATCCTACCGATGGATTGTTGGATGCTGCGTGCGATCTGGCAGAGGCCGAAAAAGCTTTGATGAAGAAGGAGAACAAGACCAAGGTTTCAAACGAGGATCGGTTGAAGTTGAAGGAATACGAATCGTTGGTGCAGAAGGTCGCCAAGATCGAGGCTGAGGTCGCCAACGAGGGCGAAGGGGACGATGAGGAGGGTGAAAGCAGCCCTATGAGTTTGAGTTTCTTCGCCTGGTTCGGATATCGTGGTGGGGATGTCTCTGCCGAAGAGTCCGCCCGCGCTATCAAAGAGGATGAGGAGAAGTGGGAGAAGATCATCAAAGGCGAGGAGCCATTTGACGAAGTGGAAGACGAGGAAGAGGACGAAGATGAGGAAGATACGCTGGAAGAGGCTGAGATTTTCCCCGACGGAGAGTCGCTGGCGGTCTCACTGGGCGAAGACCTCTGGCCCAACGCTCTGAAATACTATG TTCAATCCTACGAGATCGTCCCTGATTTCGATTTGGATTCCGATATCGACTTGGAGGATGTGGAGGGCGATGACGAGGATGGTGAATCCGAGGATGAGCTGGCGCGTCCTCGCAAGAAGGTCAAGACGTGA